One window of Curtobacterium sp. 458 genomic DNA carries:
- a CDS encoding TetR/AcrR family transcriptional regulator — protein sequence MVRWQPGTRERLQSTAMQLFAEQGYDATTVAEIAGAAEVTERTFFRHFADKREVLFAGQDDFLAMFADPIEQSPDGTAPFELVRLAITAAGSFFDHEKRPFSRARQAIIEANPALQERELAKLATLKIHLGALLRHRGVGEPAATIAAETAVTVFHLTFQQWIAPDEDRSFEDVAAERLDALTELVHPVR from the coding sequence ATGGTCCGATGGCAACCCGGTACGCGCGAGCGACTGCAGTCGACGGCGATGCAGCTCTTCGCCGAGCAGGGCTACGACGCCACGACCGTGGCCGAGATCGCCGGGGCGGCCGAGGTCACCGAGCGCACCTTCTTCCGGCACTTCGCCGACAAGCGCGAGGTGCTGTTCGCCGGGCAGGACGACTTCCTCGCGATGTTCGCGGACCCGATCGAGCAGTCCCCGGACGGCACCGCGCCGTTCGAGCTGGTCCGCCTCGCGATCACCGCCGCCGGTTCGTTCTTCGACCACGAGAAGCGGCCGTTCTCCCGCGCCCGCCAGGCGATCATCGAGGCGAACCCGGCCCTGCAGGAACGGGAGCTCGCCAAGCTCGCGACCCTGAAGATCCACCTGGGTGCCCTCCTCCGCCACCGCGGCGTGGGCGAGCCCGCCGCGACGATCGCCGCCGAGACGGCCGTCACGGTGTTCCACCTCACGTTCCAGCAGTGGATCGCGCCGGACGAGGACCGGTCGTTCGAGGACGTCGCGGCCGAGCGGCTCGACGCCCTGACGGAGCTCGTGCACCCCGTTCGTTGA
- a CDS encoding SDR family oxidoreductase: MHVFVTGASGWIGSHTVDELLAAGHTVTGLARSDASAAALEGKGAAVLRGDLDDLDALHRGAGDAEGVLHLANKHDWADPVATNAAERAAVETLASALVGTDRPLVVASGVAGLAQGRPATESDDNPFVGPDSMRGGSENRGFDFVAQGVRAIAARFSPTTHGTGDHGFIAAIVAAAQRTGVSGYVGDGTNRWAAVHVTDAARLVRLGLEQAPAGTRLHAVTESGIPTRDIAEAIGAGLGLPVTSVDPADAEEHFGFIGRFFAMEMSATSDATRELLGWEPTGVGLLDDIAGGAYFPLRGA; this comes from the coding sequence ATGCACGTGTTCGTCACCGGGGCCTCCGGATGGATCGGCTCCCACACCGTCGACGAGCTGCTCGCCGCTGGACACACCGTCACCGGACTCGCCCGCTCGGACGCCTCCGCCGCCGCGCTCGAGGGGAAGGGTGCCGCGGTGCTCCGCGGGGACCTCGACGACCTCGACGCCCTGCACCGCGGCGCCGGCGACGCCGAGGGGGTCCTCCACCTCGCCAACAAGCACGACTGGGCGGACCCGGTCGCGACGAACGCCGCCGAGCGTGCTGCCGTCGAGACCCTCGCGTCGGCGCTCGTCGGCACCGACCGGCCGCTCGTCGTGGCCTCCGGGGTCGCGGGTCTCGCACAGGGTCGTCCGGCGACCGAGTCGGACGACAACCCGTTCGTCGGCCCGGACAGCATGCGCGGCGGGAGCGAGAACCGCGGCTTCGACTTCGTCGCGCAGGGCGTCCGTGCGATCGCCGCCCGGTTCAGCCCGACCACGCACGGCACCGGCGACCACGGGTTCATCGCGGCGATCGTCGCTGCGGCCCAGCGCACGGGGGTGTCCGGCTACGTCGGGGACGGCACGAACCGGTGGGCCGCCGTGCACGTCACGGACGCGGCCCGGCTCGTCCGGCTCGGACTCGAGCAGGCCCCGGCGGGGACGCGGCTGCACGCCGTCACGGAGTCCGGCATCCCGACGCGGGACATCGCCGAGGCGATCGGGGCCGGACTCGGCCTGCCGGTCACGTCGGTCGACCCGGCGGACGCCGAGGAGCACTTCGGCTTCATCGGCCGCTTCTTCGCGATGGAGATGTCGGCGACCTCGGACGCGACGCGCGAACTGCTCGGGTGGGAGCCGACGGGCGTCGGCCTGCTCGACGACATCGCGGGCGGGGCGTACTTCCCGCTTCGGGGCGCGTAG
- a CDS encoding NAD(P)/FAD-dependent oxidoreductase, translating to MPQDTRPHVVIVGGGFAGIAAMRELADADVRVTLVDRHVYNMFQPLMYQVATGGLNAGDVTYFLRSLRAKQSNAEFRHGLLTGIDPVERIAEMSDGEHLHYDWLILANGVNTSYFGTPGAYEYAYSMYSRSQALRIRDELFTRLEEAAANQGPDEIKIVIVGGGATGVEMAGALAELRDQALVGAYPEIERGNISITLVHRSGELLKPFAPRLRRYAAKILRKRGVVLRLNTGVAEVRPDGVVTAEGEFIPASQVIWATGVAAHKEVSGWGMPQTHGGRIQVDDDLRVKGVDRVFSAGDIAAQDDALAQLAQPALQGGKHVAKQIKRLLEGKPTEHFKYFDKGTMATIGTNAAVAQLRGGITMVGPVAWAAWVAVHIASLLGNGNRLSTLSHFFVRYLWFMRKRAIPIVGDVRPVRPNGDREPEPWQMQKAE from the coding sequence ATGCCGCAGGACACCCGCCCACACGTCGTCATCGTCGGTGGAGGCTTCGCCGGCATCGCGGCCATGCGGGAGCTCGCGGACGCCGACGTCCGGGTCACGCTCGTCGACCGCCACGTCTACAACATGTTCCAGCCCCTCATGTACCAGGTGGCGACCGGCGGCCTGAACGCCGGCGACGTGACGTACTTCCTCCGCAGCCTCCGGGCGAAGCAGTCGAACGCCGAGTTCCGGCACGGCCTGCTCACCGGCATCGACCCGGTCGAGCGGATCGCCGAGATGTCCGACGGCGAGCACCTGCACTACGACTGGCTGATCCTCGCCAACGGCGTGAACACGAGCTACTTCGGCACACCCGGCGCGTACGAGTACGCCTACTCGATGTACTCCCGGTCCCAGGCGCTCCGCATCCGCGACGAGCTGTTCACCCGGCTCGAGGAAGCCGCCGCGAACCAGGGCCCGGACGAGATCAAGATCGTGATCGTCGGCGGTGGTGCGACCGGCGTCGAGATGGCCGGTGCGCTCGCCGAGCTCCGGGACCAGGCGCTCGTCGGCGCCTACCCCGAGATCGAGCGCGGCAACATCTCGATCACGCTCGTGCACCGCAGCGGCGAGCTCCTCAAGCCGTTCGCGCCGCGCCTGCGTCGGTACGCGGCGAAGATCCTCCGGAAGCGCGGGGTCGTGCTGCGGCTCAACACGGGCGTCGCCGAGGTCCGTCCGGACGGCGTCGTCACCGCCGAGGGCGAGTTCATCCCGGCCTCGCAGGTCATCTGGGCCACCGGCGTCGCGGCGCACAAGGAGGTCTCGGGCTGGGGCATGCCGCAGACCCACGGCGGCCGGATCCAGGTGGACGACGACCTCCGCGTCAAGGGTGTCGACCGGGTCTTCTCCGCCGGTGACATCGCCGCCCAGGACGACGCGCTCGCCCAGCTCGCCCAGCCGGCGCTCCAGGGCGGCAAGCACGTCGCGAAGCAGATCAAGCGCCTGCTCGAGGGCAAGCCGACCGAGCACTTCAAGTACTTCGACAAGGGCACGATGGCCACGATCGGCACGAACGCCGCGGTCGCCCAGCTCCGCGGCGGGATCACGATGGTCGGCCCCGTGGCGTGGGCGGCGTGGGTCGCGGTGCACATCGCCTCGCTGCTCGGCAACGGCAACCGGCTGTCGACGCTGTCGCACTTCTTCGTGCGGTACCTGTGGTTCATGCGGAAGCGCGCGATCCCGATCGTCGGCGACGTCCGGCCCGTGCGGCCGAACGGCGACCGCGAGCCCGAGCCCTGGCAGATGCAGAAGGCCGAGTAG
- a CDS encoding dihydrofolate reductase family protein, translating to MRKVTSGLFTSVDGVVDEPYKFQHDSFDDELGAGMTAFMSRTDTVLLGRNSYLEWAEWWPAHADDPFGQWINPMPKYVASTTLGDDLAWENSTRITGDLDAFVRDLKQQDGGDIAVTGSISVVRHLLFAGLLDELQLMIHPAIAGPGRRLFEPTDPPTRLTLVDSTVTSKGNVLNTYTRRDG from the coding sequence ATGCGGAAGGTCACCTCGGGTCTCTTCACCTCGGTCGACGGCGTCGTCGACGAGCCCTACAAGTTCCAGCACGACAGCTTCGACGACGAGCTCGGCGCGGGCATGACGGCGTTCATGTCCCGCACCGACACGGTCCTCCTCGGCCGGAACAGCTACCTCGAGTGGGCGGAGTGGTGGCCGGCGCACGCCGACGACCCCTTCGGCCAGTGGATCAACCCGATGCCGAAGTACGTCGCATCGACCACGCTCGGCGACGACCTCGCGTGGGAGAACAGCACGCGCATCACGGGCGACCTCGACGCCTTCGTCCGCGACCTCAAGCAGCAGGACGGCGGCGACATCGCGGTCACGGGCAGCATCTCGGTCGTCCGGCACCTGCTCTTCGCCGGGCTGCTCGACGAGCTCCAGCTCATGATCCACCCGGCGATCGCCGGCCCCGGCCGGCGGCTCTTCGAGCCCACGGACCCGCCCACGCGCCTGACGCTGGTCGACAGCACCGTGACGAGCAAGGGGAACGTGCTGAACACCTACACGCGGCGAGACGGCTGA
- a CDS encoding alpha/beta fold hydrolase, whose amino-acid sequence MRAKVETVSVDGLPVRLRTLAPAGRLHDALVPTVLLVHGIGMSHRSFARSQQALARTHRTVAVDLPGFGGLPPAGRRLDAEELADLVVRAARSRGAGELVVVGQSMGSQVAVEAGLRHPGAVSSVVLVGPVVDDRRRTLFHQAVDLGRDSFAEGPRMNAIVLTDYLRSVRQYVRELGPMLRYPLLERVAGLDVPVLVVRGDRDPIARHAWAARVASNARRGAFVELPGAHHVQEHRPVAFADLVAEFRRVETLERLG is encoded by the coding sequence GTGCGCGCGAAGGTCGAGACGGTGTCGGTCGACGGGCTGCCCGTGCGGCTCCGGACGCTGGCGCCGGCCGGTCGCCTCCACGACGCCCTGGTCCCGACGGTGCTGCTCGTGCACGGCATCGGCATGTCGCACCGCTCGTTCGCCCGCTCGCAGCAGGCGCTGGCGAGGACGCACCGGACGGTCGCCGTCGACCTCCCGGGCTTCGGCGGGCTGCCACCGGCCGGTCGACGGCTCGACGCCGAGGAGCTGGCCGACCTCGTGGTGCGCGCGGCACGGTCCCGCGGCGCCGGGGAACTCGTCGTGGTCGGGCAGTCGATGGGATCGCAGGTCGCCGTGGAGGCGGGGCTCCGCCACCCGGGTGCGGTGTCGTCGGTCGTGCTCGTCGGACCCGTCGTGGACGATCGTCGACGGACGCTGTTCCACCAGGCCGTGGACCTCGGTCGGGACTCGTTCGCCGAAGGGCCGCGGATGAACGCCATCGTCCTCACCGACTACCTGCGCAGCGTCCGACAGTACGTCCGGGAGCTCGGTCCGATGCTCCGCTACCCGCTGCTCGAGCGGGTCGCCGGCCTCGACGTCCCGGTGCTCGTCGTCCGCGGCGACCGGGACCCGATCGCCCGCCACGCCTGGGCCGCCCGGGTCGCCTCCAACGCCCGCCGCGGCGCGTTCGTCGAACTCCCCGGCGCGCACCACGTGCAGGAGCACCGCCCGGTCGCGTTCGCCGACCTGGTCGCCGAGTTCCGGCGCGTCGAGACCCTGGAGCGCCTCGGATGA
- a CDS encoding alpha/beta hydrolase, which produces MTDPTASTTQADPDGRSVPPVGLLTRAAWAARDWLYAARWQVRSLGPTTADDYLDGDRPPVVVIPGVYETWHFMRPLMDALHDRGHPVHVLPVLRHNVRPVPASAEEVVAYLEEHDLHEVLLVAHSKGGLIGKYAMASLDPDRRIDRMVAVSTPFGGSSLARLAPVAHLRVFRAADPVLAAMGRELAVNARITSVYGVFDTLIPEGSELAGATNVRLPVGGHFRILGDPRTREAVLAATD; this is translated from the coding sequence ATGACCGACCCGACCGCCTCGACGACGCAGGCCGACCCGGACGGGCGATCCGTGCCTCCCGTCGGGCTGCTCACGCGCGCCGCGTGGGCCGCACGCGACTGGCTCTACGCCGCGCGCTGGCAGGTGCGGAGCCTCGGGCCGACCACGGCGGACGACTACCTCGACGGCGACCGGCCGCCCGTCGTGGTCATCCCGGGCGTCTACGAGACGTGGCACTTCATGCGACCGCTGATGGACGCGCTGCACGATCGTGGCCACCCCGTGCATGTGCTGCCCGTCCTCCGGCACAACGTCCGCCCGGTGCCTGCCTCGGCGGAGGAGGTCGTCGCGTACCTCGAGGAACACGACCTGCACGAGGTGCTGCTCGTCGCGCACAGCAAGGGCGGTCTCATCGGCAAGTACGCGATGGCGTCGCTCGACCCTGACCGCCGGATCGACCGGATGGTGGCGGTCTCCACGCCGTTCGGCGGCTCGTCGCTCGCGAGGCTGGCCCCCGTCGCGCACCTCCGGGTGTTCCGCGCCGCGGACCCGGTGCTCGCGGCGATGGGGCGGGAGCTCGCGGTGAACGCGCGGATCACCTCGGTCTACGGGGTGTTCGACACGCTCATACCGGAGGGGTCGGAGCTCGCCGGGGCGACGAACGTGCGGCTGCCGGTCGGCGGGCACTTCCGGATCCTCGGCGATCCCCGCACCCGGGAGGCCGTGCTCGCCGCCACCGACTGA
- a CDS encoding VOC family protein: protein MTSDDATMPTLVATVVQSPEPIRLARFYGALTGWTVHEDDPTWARVRPVDGAGLSVQYDPEYVAPVWPSEAGAQNMQLHVDFQVEDLPGAVARAVELGAREAAFQPQDDVRVLLDPDGHPFCLFLPGA from the coding sequence ATGACGAGCGACGACGCGACGATGCCGACCCTCGTGGCCACGGTGGTGCAGTCCCCCGAGCCGATCCGACTGGCGCGCTTCTACGGGGCGCTCACGGGGTGGACGGTGCACGAGGACGACCCGACGTGGGCGCGGGTCCGGCCGGTCGACGGCGCTGGACTGTCGGTGCAGTACGACCCGGAGTACGTCGCCCCGGTCTGGCCGAGCGAGGCCGGCGCGCAGAACATGCAGCTCCACGTCGACTTCCAGGTGGAGGACCTGCCCGGTGCCGTCGCCCGGGCGGTGGAACTGGGCGCCCGCGAGGCAGCGTTCCAGCCGCAGGACGACGTCCGCGTGCTGCTCGACCCGGACGGGCACCCGTTCTGCCTCTTCCTGCCCGGCGCATGA
- a CDS encoding LacI family DNA-binding transcriptional regulator has translation MRATVREVAALAGVSPKTVSNVVNGGVPVRPETRARVEQAVAELGYVPNLSARGLRNGRSGVIALTLPEMRNPYAAELTEWFVELARDHGWVVQLDQTGNDPEREQDLVSRARAHLVDGLVLNPVTLSASVLASTEGLPPTVVIGEVEPEHVDQVHVDSRAAAEEATAFLLGAGHRRIAIVGAAAAVRATATSELRERGHGDALTAAGIPVDAGLRVPLDDWSTATAAREFGAWLDRNDLPDAVFAFTDSIAFGVLHVLAARGVRVPEQVSVMGFDDIAAAAFAIPALTTVAFDRKTLAGAALRLLARRIDDRTAPPETFVVPHRIVERASVTPR, from the coding sequence ATGCGCGCGACCGTGCGGGAGGTGGCCGCCCTCGCCGGGGTGTCACCGAAGACCGTCTCCAACGTCGTCAACGGCGGCGTCCCCGTGCGCCCGGAGACCCGGGCACGCGTCGAACAGGCGGTCGCCGAGCTCGGGTACGTGCCGAACCTGTCGGCCCGCGGGCTGCGGAACGGCCGGTCGGGCGTCATCGCGCTCACCCTGCCGGAGATGCGGAACCCCTACGCCGCGGAACTCACCGAGTGGTTCGTCGAGCTCGCCCGCGACCACGGCTGGGTCGTGCAGCTCGACCAGACGGGCAACGACCCCGAACGCGAGCAGGACCTCGTGTCCCGCGCCCGCGCGCACCTCGTCGACGGGCTCGTGCTCAACCCGGTGACGCTGAGCGCGAGCGTGCTGGCCTCGACCGAGGGACTCCCGCCGACCGTCGTGATCGGCGAGGTCGAGCCGGAGCACGTCGACCAGGTGCACGTCGACAGCCGGGCCGCGGCGGAGGAGGCGACGGCGTTCCTCCTCGGCGCCGGTCACCGGCGGATCGCGATCGTCGGTGCGGCGGCCGCCGTCCGGGCGACCGCGACGAGCGAGCTCCGCGAACGCGGACACGGCGATGCGCTGACCGCGGCAGGCATCCCCGTCGACGCAGGGCTCCGGGTGCCGCTCGACGACTGGTCGACGGCGACCGCAGCCCGCGAGTTCGGTGCGTGGCTGGACCGGAACGACCTGCCCGACGCGGTGTTCGCGTTCACCGACTCGATCGCGTTCGGCGTGCTGCACGTGCTCGCCGCCCGCGGGGTCCGGGTGCCGGAGCAGGTCAGCGTGATGGGGTTCGACGACATCGCGGCGGCGGCGTTCGCGATCCCCGCGCTCACGACGGTGGCGTTCGACCGGAAGACCCTCGCGGGTGCAGCGCTGCGGCTGCTCGCCCGGCGGATCGACGACCGGACGGCGCCGCCGGAGACGTTCGTGGTGCCGCACCGGATCGTCGAGCGCGCGAGCGTCACCCCGCGCTGA
- a CDS encoding class I SAM-dependent methyltransferase — translation MTFEQHARSFGSAVDAYEHGRPGYPAAVADWLVPHAARRLVDVGAGTGKFTRTLLDRGAEVVAVEPDPAMRARLATLLPDVRALDGTGEVVPLPDASADALTFAQSWHWVDPAAGITEAARVLRPGGVLGLVWNVRDESSDWAQRLGNVITRPEAQRMSYDDESVLDGPFGEREHRVFAWVHEQDRSAFLDMVLSRSYVIVLPDAERADLRRAVEELLDTHPDTAGHDVVRVPYRTHVHRYERRP, via the coding sequence ATGACCTTCGAGCAGCACGCGCGCTCCTTCGGCAGCGCGGTCGACGCCTACGAGCACGGGCGGCCGGGGTACCCGGCCGCGGTGGCCGACTGGTTGGTCCCCCACGCGGCGCGGCGACTCGTCGACGTCGGTGCGGGGACCGGCAAGTTCACCCGGACGCTGCTCGACCGCGGCGCCGAGGTGGTCGCGGTCGAACCGGACCCGGCGATGCGGGCGCGGCTCGCGACGCTGCTGCCGGATGTCCGCGCGCTGGACGGCACCGGTGAGGTGGTCCCGCTGCCGGACGCGTCCGCGGACGCGCTGACCTTCGCGCAGTCCTGGCACTGGGTCGACCCGGCCGCCGGCATCACCGAGGCTGCACGGGTCCTCCGGCCCGGCGGCGTCCTCGGCCTCGTCTGGAACGTGCGCGACGAGTCCTCGGACTGGGCGCAGCGGCTCGGCAACGTCATCACGCGGCCCGAGGCCCAGCGGATGTCGTACGACGACGAGTCGGTGCTCGACGGGCCCTTCGGGGAGCGGGAGCACCGCGTGTTCGCGTGGGTGCACGAGCAGGACCGGTCGGCGTTCCTCGACATGGTCCTGTCGCGCAGCTACGTCATCGTGCTGCCGGACGCCGAGCGCGCCGACCTGCGTCGAGCGGTCGAGGAGCTCCTCGACACCCACCCGGACACGGCTGGGCACGACGTCGTCCGGGTGCCGTACCGCACGCACGTCCACCGGTACGAGCGGCGGCCGTAG
- a CDS encoding nucleoside deaminase, translating to MHHDEPTPPTDFTALAVSRALDNVADGGKPFACLIVRDGEVVVEAVNHVAQTGDPTAHAEIRAIRAAAEQGITDLGGYDVFVTAYPCPMCLGALYYAQPDRVVYAATREQEGEHYEDGNRLMTLGGFYAEYAKPVEERTLRAQQGSVDDPTAPFRAWNARHAD from the coding sequence ATGCACCACGACGAACCGACCCCGCCGACCGACTTCACGGCACTGGCGGTCTCCCGCGCGCTCGACAACGTCGCCGACGGCGGCAAGCCATTCGCCTGCCTGATCGTCCGCGACGGCGAGGTCGTCGTCGAGGCCGTCAACCACGTCGCCCAGACCGGCGACCCGACGGCGCACGCCGAGATCCGCGCGATCCGTGCTGCCGCCGAACAGGGCATCACGGACCTCGGCGGGTACGACGTCTTCGTGACGGCGTACCCGTGCCCGATGTGCCTCGGTGCGCTCTACTACGCGCAGCCCGACCGGGTCGTGTACGCCGCGACACGGGAACAGGAGGGCGAGCACTACGAGGACGGCAACCGCCTGATGACCCTCGGCGGCTTCTACGCCGAGTACGCCAAGCCCGTCGAGGAGCGCACGCTGCGCGCCCAGCAGGGCAGCGTCGACGACCCGACCGCGCCGTTCCGCGCGTGGAACGCCCGGCACGCGGACTGA
- a CDS encoding DUF2461 domain-containing protein: MTDRPFTPALATFFRGLAEHNDKSWFEDHREDWERHVEAPMEALLDEAERRYGPGRVLRQHRDLRFTPDKRPYREDTGLTAGGVYLSAGADGIQAGGGLYTPSRAQLDAARTAIDEHPQAAAALQRVLDDLTDAGFELAGPPLKTAPRGYDADHPRIELLRMQHYAALRHLPLTSPLSDVVDAWERVQPLVRWTVKWARAVDPDAADDPAPPVPGARSIDERA; the protein is encoded by the coding sequence ATGACCGACCGGCCATTCACCCCTGCGCTCGCCACGTTCTTCCGCGGGCTCGCCGAGCACAACGACAAGTCCTGGTTCGAGGACCACCGGGAGGACTGGGAGCGGCACGTCGAGGCACCGATGGAGGCCCTGCTCGACGAGGCCGAGCGACGCTACGGGCCCGGTCGGGTGCTCCGGCAGCACCGGGACCTCCGGTTCACGCCGGACAAGCGGCCCTACCGGGAGGACACCGGGCTCACCGCGGGCGGGGTCTACCTCAGCGCCGGTGCCGACGGCATCCAGGCGGGTGGCGGGCTGTACACCCCGTCGCGCGCGCAGCTCGACGCCGCCCGCACCGCGATCGACGAGCACCCCCAGGCCGCTGCGGCGCTGCAGCGGGTGCTGGACGACCTCACCGACGCCGGGTTCGAGCTCGCCGGGCCGCCACTCAAGACCGCACCGCGAGGGTACGACGCCGACCACCCGCGCATCGAGCTCCTCCGGATGCAGCACTACGCCGCGCTCCGGCACCTACCGTTGACCAGCCCGCTGTCCGACGTCGTCGATGCATGGGAGCGGGTGCAGCCCCTCGTTCGGTGGACCGTGAAGTGGGCACGGGCCGTGGACCCCGACGCCGCCGACGACCCGGCGCCGCCCGTGCCGGGAGCGCGGTCGATCGACGAGCGGGCCTGA
- a CDS encoding CatA-like O-acetyltransferase: MTALRPVDLATWPRREHFEHYRDRVPCTWEMTVELDVTDFAEAVRRTDRRTYASQLWAVASVVNRHEEFRMQLQEDGSPAVWDVVHPMFTVFHPDTETFSVLFVPFDEDPARFHAAAVSTMERYRDDHRMFPQPDRPRNVFDVSTLPGTSFTGFALHVKEGFDHLLPVFTIGRYRHVEGRTMMPIAVQVHHAAVDGFHGSRLFAELQTTFAEAGGLRG, from the coding sequence ATGACCGCGCTCCGCCCCGTCGACCTCGCCACCTGGCCCCGCCGCGAACACTTCGAGCACTACCGAGACCGGGTGCCGTGCACGTGGGAGATGACCGTCGAGCTCGACGTCACCGACTTCGCCGAGGCGGTCAGGCGTACCGACCGTCGCACCTACGCCTCACAGCTGTGGGCGGTCGCGTCCGTGGTGAACCGCCACGAGGAGTTCCGGATGCAGCTCCAGGAGGACGGCTCGCCGGCGGTATGGGACGTGGTGCACCCGATGTTCACGGTGTTCCACCCCGACACGGAGACGTTCTCGGTGCTGTTCGTCCCGTTCGACGAGGACCCGGCACGGTTCCACGCGGCGGCCGTGTCGACGATGGAGCGCTACCGGGACGACCACCGGATGTTCCCGCAGCCCGACCGCCCCCGGAACGTGTTCGACGTGTCGACGCTGCCCGGGACGTCCTTCACCGGGTTCGCGCTGCACGTGAAGGAGGGCTTCGACCACCTGCTCCCGGTGTTCACGATCGGGCGCTACCGGCACGTCGAGGGCCGGACCATGATGCCGATCGCAGTGCAGGTGCACCACGCGGCGGTCGACGGGTTCCACGGGTCACGGCTGTTCGCCGAGTTGCAGACGACCTTCGCGGAGGCCGGCGGGCTCCGCGGCTGA
- a CDS encoding YbaK/EbsC family protein, with translation MPTLQRVPALVASGQLAIPVAEALVALPGDVVGRIEAAPIDPDLADTAAFSEAYGFPVEGGANCIVVAGRRGEDVRYAACIVLAHTRLDVNRVVKKLLDVRKASFAPMDEAVALTGMEYGGITPIGLPSSWPVYADARVQDAPEVVIGAGLRGAKLFLPGAVLAGLPHVQVVEGLATPTPDA, from the coding sequence ATGCCGACACTGCAGCGCGTCCCCGCCCTCGTCGCCTCCGGTCAGTTGGCGATCCCGGTCGCCGAGGCGCTCGTCGCACTGCCCGGCGACGTCGTCGGTCGGATCGAGGCGGCGCCGATCGACCCCGACCTGGCGGACACGGCGGCGTTCTCCGAGGCGTACGGCTTCCCGGTGGAGGGCGGCGCGAACTGCATCGTCGTCGCGGGCAGGCGCGGCGAGGACGTCCGGTACGCCGCGTGCATCGTGCTCGCCCACACCCGCCTGGACGTGAACCGCGTCGTCAAGAAGCTCCTCGACGTCCGCAAGGCGAGCTTCGCCCCGATGGACGAGGCCGTCGCGCTGACCGGCATGGAGTACGGCGGCATCACCCCGATCGGCCTCCCGTCGTCGTGGCCGGTGTACGCGGACGCACGGGTGCAGGACGCTCCCGAGGTCGTCATCGGCGCCGGGCTCCGTGGCGCGAAGCTGTTCCTGCCGGGCGCGGTGCTCGCGGGGTTGCCGCACGTGCAGGTCGTCGAGGGACTCGCGACTCCAACGCCCGACGCATGA
- a CDS encoding GNAT family protein — MTVRLPIVVDDHVSLVLADDSVAEAYRDLVVADLDHLRPWEELARPDLATEDVLAYLTPGLTGWAEGTGVPTAIVLDGQVVGALAARITPATAKAEIGYWLASSAGGRGVMTRAVEAFLDALFADGVFRVELRTAADNLPSRAVAERLGFTLEGTLRQAYPIEGVRHDLCVYARLATDPVR, encoded by the coding sequence ATGACGGTCCGGTTGCCGATCGTCGTCGACGACCACGTGTCGCTCGTCCTCGCCGACGACTCCGTGGCCGAGGCGTACCGCGACCTCGTGGTGGCGGACCTCGACCACCTCCGGCCGTGGGAGGAACTGGCCCGGCCGGACCTCGCCACCGAGGACGTCCTCGCCTACCTCACCCCAGGACTCACCGGCTGGGCCGAGGGCACCGGGGTCCCCACGGCGATCGTGCTCGACGGGCAGGTCGTCGGCGCACTCGCCGCACGCATCACCCCGGCGACGGCGAAGGCCGAGATCGGCTACTGGCTGGCGTCGAGCGCCGGTGGGCGGGGCGTGATGACCCGCGCGGTCGAGGCCTTCCTCGACGCGCTGTTCGCCGACGGGGTGTTCCGCGTCGAACTCCGGACCGCCGCCGACAACCTGCCGAGCCGCGCGGTCGCGGAGCGGCTCGGGTTCACCCTCGAGGGCACGCTGCGGCAGGCGTACCCGATCGAGGGCGTGCGGCATGACCTGTGCGTGTACGCCCGGCTCGCGACCGACCCGGTCCGGTGA
- a CDS encoding VOC family protein produces MIGTLDVVVLDCPDPRALARFYVDLLGGEIVAFDEDWAEIALPFTDLRPILAFQQVADYRAPEWPGQDVPQQSHLDVKVDDLDAGETAVLAIGATATGSGTETFRVYLDPARHPFCLIRPND; encoded by the coding sequence ATGATCGGCACACTCGACGTCGTCGTCCTGGACTGCCCGGACCCCCGCGCACTCGCGCGCTTCTACGTGGACCTCCTCGGCGGCGAGATCGTCGCCTTCGACGAGGACTGGGCGGAGATCGCGCTCCCCTTCACCGACCTCCGGCCCATCCTCGCGTTCCAGCAGGTCGCCGACTACCGCGCGCCGGAGTGGCCTGGGCAGGACGTCCCGCAGCAGAGCCACCTCGACGTGAAGGTCGACGACCTCGACGCCGGGGAGACCGCGGTGCTGGCGATCGGCGCGACGGCGACGGGATCCGGGACCGAGACGTTCCGCGTGTACCTCGACCCGGCCAGGCACCCGTTCTGCCTCATCCGACCGAACGACTGA